The sequence GCTGTGCCTTAGCCGATTGCGCACTAATTTAAATCCACATTCAATACAACACAACTCCATTCAATACAGCACAAGGCAACGGGGAACTGTAATAATCCTTATTGAATTATACACATTAAATGGGTGAACTTTATAGTATGTAAATTATCTCACTAAAGCTCCTTAAAAAATTGCTTCCTAAGTTTTTCTTAATGGAAGATATttacggggcacctgagtggctcagtcagttaagcatctaactcttgatttggctcaggtcatgatctcacagtttgtgagtttgagcctgtgtcaggctctgtcctgacagcatggagcctgcttgggattctctctctccttctcgctcttctctccttctctctctctatccttctctcatCCCCCGCTGGTGCACACGCACATGAgcgtgtgcattctctctcacacaaaataaataaataaattttaattttaaaactgtgtgtgtgtggggtggaggGTGTATAGAGATTTATAATCTCTATACACAGCAAAAGGTGTTTTTCTGACTGATGGCTCCTTTATTTCTAGCAATGTCTATAGGGAACCACCAGATCccagagtgggagcaggagcaGGTCACAGGGAGCTGTGGTGGAGTCTTGCCCAGAACACTCAAGCACGTAGGGCCCGCCTTCCCGAGTCTGTACAAACTCTTTGCTCTACCTGCAGGAGGACTACAACCAGCTGAGGCCGCTCTCCTACCCCAACACAGATGTGTTTTTGATCTGCTTCTCTGTCGTAAATCCTGCCTCTTACCACAACGTCCAGGAGGAATGGGTCCCGGAGCTGAAGGACTGCATGCCTCACGTGCCTTACGTCCTCATAGGGACCCAGGTTAGAGGCGGGTGGTGGCAAGGTGtggtgggcagggcaggagggcagcGAAAAAGGAAAGACCAGGCTTCTCTTGAACAGCCTATTTCACCAACACTAGGGAAGAGTGTGTCTCATGTATCAACCCCAGAAGTAGCCGTGCCTAAGATCTGCATGATTATTTAGCTCGTGGTCGAAAGAACAATAGAGCTATTTACACGGAAAGGAGGTTTTGatgtgatctttaaaaattaatccctctgctctttatttttaagtaacaaagTACTTTTTGAAGTAGACACCCTTCTCCAGTCCTGAGCCAGAGGAACGAGGTGCGGACGTCGATCGCGCTAATtacctagtcttttttttttttatatctgaaaTCTACAATTGTTTGAAAGTCACAGAATAGGTATGGATGTCAAAGTGACCCCAAAAGTCCAAATGGGCACATTACTCCAGGAGCTCCATAACACCactggagaaagacagaaattcactcttctctgttccctttaAACCTCTTGGTCTTTTGGATCTTaggaaagaagttaaaaacagatGTATTAGATAAACAAACCTGTGGCTGTAAAGGgccttaaaatgttttgaaagctAATAAAGTTCTATAATTTGAATTACCAACAGTAAGCCAATTGCACAAATGTGTTCAAGATTGTTCCTACTTCTTACAATTTTGAAAGGATTTTGTTCTTTGCTAAATTACTATCCAAAGACACAGAAATGTAATAATATGGAAGGGTTTTATTATTATCTGTTTCATATgttcctgttttctatttctccttttatattctgactgaaaagagaaatttttaaaaatagtaaaagcatTTCCTAGAGAAAATATGGACAGAAGATTAACACATCCAAAAATCAGAGTATAGTTAATGCTCCTACTCCGAAAGAGAATTGTTTAAAAGCAGGCTTTTACCCTAATTCCAGATGATAATGTTTGACCATATTGACAGAGCCCAGATCCCTACTGCCAAAATATGTGACAGGACATAAATCTCTCTGTGCGATTTGCGCCTCTTTTGTAATTGGTGGCACTACATTGGACAATCAAGACCAAAAAAGAAGGGcacgagggtggctcagtcggtttggcatccaactcttggttttggctcaggtcgtggtcagatcgagccccacactgggctctgtgctgacagcacagagcctgatggggattctctctctgcccctctctaccccttccccacgagcatgtactctctctcaaaataaattaaaaaaaattttttttaaataaataaatagaccaaaaagaaaaaacccacagatCGCTAAAGCAGAGCAATGTGCTTATAAATGGTACTCTAATGTATAAATATTTcggtttttctttaaaagtcacaTTTACACCCGTTCATGTGTGCATAGGTTCACATACACATTGagatctttttaagtttgtttatttattttgagagagagagacagggagggagtgggggaggagcagagagagaatcccaaacaggttccacactgtcagtgcagagcccgaggtggggctcgaactcagaaaccgtgagatcacaacctgagccaaagtcacatgcttagccaaccgagccacccgacACCCCAACACAGTGAGATTGTAAagcaactaaaatatttaattaaattatgaaAACTAATCCCAACATACAGGCTATTTTCAAAGTAGTTCTacctttgaaaagattaatgCTCATTCCTTAGGTAGACCTTTGGAAATTCCTCTTTAGGATATGCCTTCCAAGTCTGCATCAACATTCCTTAAAATATCCTCATAGGAGACAAATCTTTATCCCCGTGAGGGTGAAGACAAAGATGTATTCAGAGCCAGGAAATAGACTATTAAGAAATGAGTAATATAATTTGGGATCAAATGAGGCATCACTGCAAGGTAATAAGACTGATCAATCATTGTAATATCCTGTAAGTGGGATCTAAAAATAAGTAGGAAATTTCAAAAACGCCTGAAACAACCACAGAATTATTAGAGTGAGTCTAGCCCCCGAGGGAATTGCTTTTGGAGAAGAAAGCACATGGAAAACCTGATGTTGACATTTACAAAgaaatccctttattttttcGATGTAATATGggcatgtgtatgtatgcaccTCCTTAAAGAAAAGTCAGTCGGCAACTTCATAGATGTaaagtggtggtggggagaatcTCTACCATATCACGGTTTAAAATATCTACTTAGCctgaaaaaataagtaagcttatCATGCGtgggtgttttcttttgtttttgtttgtttgtttgtttgttttgccagaTTGATCTCCGCGATGACCCCAAAACCTTGGCCCGTTTGCTGTATATGAAAGAGAAACCTCTCACTTACGAGCACGGTGTGAAGCTTGCGAAAGCGGTACAGTCAGATTTggatttaatttgaaatatatgcTGACGGAAGAATTTGGTGCATGGTTTGGAATGAGTGAGCTACGTGGACTTTTGCTTTAAAGTGCAGTGTGTTCAAGGATCCTCTGTCTGCTTCATACTGTCCCCTCTGTTCTAGTGACACTGGAAGGGACCATTTGGTTGGCGTCTTCCCAGCCAccattgtctgtttttcttttaggaaaaaactTGGTGAATTTCAACTGCTGAAGCACTTGTCATTTGATTTAGCAACATTTAGAATATCCAGTTCTGTATTTAGTGTGAATAAAGGGACTCATCTCACTACTTATTatcaatgtaatttatttaaatgaccCCATAAAAGGTATTTAGTGATTTTCTTGGGGAAAACTTAGATTAGCATCTGGCAGggttatatttgttgaatatttctcACCATATAATGAATAGCCACTTAGAGCGGCCGGATTATCTCACAAACAGCATCTAGAGCACTCACGTGGACCAGAAAGAAGATAACTAGTTGGAGAATCCAAGTGGCTAAGGACAGATAATAGCAACTAACTCACGGCTGAAACTGTCATCACAGACCTTTCTGCATTCTTGAGAGCTTAACACGAATGGTGATTTTGATGGGGAAATTTTTTAGACCAAATCTTTGTCTCCCAATGACCACCAAGATGTGTGCAAAAACAGACACTAAAATGGACACTAGAGGAGGTGTTTTATGCAAAAGGAGGCTTTTAAATCGTATTTCCATAACCTGAGTCACTTCCTTATTGATAGAGTCACAAACCCATAGACCCAGACTAGAAGTTTCAGAAATTGctgctactttctttttttttaaaaccagtattattttttgtttgtttcttttatttgtttctgagagagagcaaaagtgcaagcaggggagggatagagagagaggagatggcaagaatccaaagcaggctccacactgtgagcccagagcccagcatcaggctcgattcacaaactgtgagatcatgacctgagccgaagtcagactcttacccgactgagccacccaggcgcccctcttttactTCCTAAAGTAACTAACCCTGCAAAACTGCGTGCCCTGGGCAGAATAGGAGTCACCCTTTTAAACTGGCCAAGAAAAATATTATGTACAAattcttcataaataaaaatgtgtgtgtttctcttctgGAAATTTTCTTATAGGCACCGAAACTAAGGGATACACTCGAATAGAAATGAACTAAGTAGAATTATGTTTATATGGACACAATACATGAGTATATTTCACAAGTACTTGAGACAACACTTCCTACTTCTGTGAATGTCATTTTACAACTACTAGTATGAGCCATTCATTGAGTTCTTGGGATACTAAGCCCTTTACAGGCGCTCTGTCTCATTTCAGCCTCATGGTAACCCGCTGAAGCAGATAGTGTTTGTCTCATCGTACAGGCAAGGAAACAGAGTCTTAGGGAGATGAAAATGTTGGATTCACACAGCTGATAATGACACAAGCAACTCTAATCCAGATCTGTGGATGTCACCGCTGTGTACCTGACCATGATGTAAACTGTCTCCTCCAACCATTTATCTtgccttctgtaaaatgggtacatgTCTGGAGGTTCTTCTACCTATTCCTCAAACATTCAGCCTCACTTGTCTCACTAAAGGTACATAAACATCAAGCCACGAAAGCAATCGTATGTGATTCCCAGCTATCCGTTTTTCACGAGCAGGTCCCAGAGGCTCCGCACCAGCTTTCTGCATGAACTTGGTTTCCGCTTCCCCTGCTTCCGTCCTATCTCCACCATCATGTTGTCCGTGTCCTAGCCTGACTTCTCATTTAGGAAattgtttttccctctgaaaaGAAGTCAGTCCAAAGCCTCCCATCTCGTCTCGTACTTATTTTAGGAACAATGGCTGAGTTCACCACTTTATTGCCTTTTGCCAGTTTCTCCTAGCAACTGCTCTCGGATACGGAGAGAATCGTGTTTAGCTTATGAAACCCAATTTAGAAGAAATCCAAGCAAGAGTTTAACTTGTTTCATCACAATTCATGTAATTATAGAGATGCTTTAAGTCTCTCTGCTCCCTGACTTTCCTGTCAAGTAGTTTATAATAACAGCTAGCATTTACGGAGCGTTTGCAGTGTGCCAGGCTTTCTGCCAAGCGCTTCACATGCCATGTCTTaattaattctcacagcaacccCCCGAGGTGTgtctattattatttccactttcctagaggaaactgaggctcagagaggctgaggtcACACCGCTAGAAAGCAGCAGACCTGGGGTATGACGCTGCTTTAACCAACATgttcctctgctcccctcctgtAGTCTGTAAAGAAACCTGGAGTCTTGGGGCTTCTTTTCTATACACTGAAGCCCTGTACTTTAATGTGCATCTTCTCCCCATAGTTCAAGTGCTTTGCAAGTTCAGGTTTTTCATATTCAACTCCTTTGGGTCAGTACCTTTCCATTTCCAGAGCATTTTTCTTCTGTCATCTCTCTTTGGCCGCAAagggcattttattttcaaaggccACTTTCATACCATACATAGTTACCATTCTTTACACTTGTCAAAAGTCTAccacatttacataaatatttttgcatccAATGGTAATAAATATTCATCGTTACGCCTCTACTTGTTTTGTCCTCCCTCTCCTTGTCATTATTGCATTTGTTCATCCCCAGCCAGCTTCCTCATGGGCGCATGTCCACACTACTGCTGGCCGCACTTGTCAATAACTCACTGAACACCTCACATGCGCCAGCCACCCTGCTGCACTTGAGCTCTAAGATTATAATTCACTGGGCATTCGCTTTCCCAATTCCATCTGATTCAACCTGACCATGATTTTCTAAGTTCAGACTTCCTAAGGTATGTCTTGATAAAACGCTttgccattttcccttttttcagcCTTTGGCCTCTTTTTCGACTTCTTCTGCTATCTTCTTCACCCCGCACCTTCCTCACTCTTTGTCTTGGTACCCGTTTCCTGCTGGCTTTGTAACATGTATGCACCAGTGGGTTTAAAGCGGCAaaattgctggggtgcctggatggctcagccggttaagcatccgactctggttcaggtcatgatcttgcggtcagtgagttcgagccccgtgtcaggctctgtgctgagcctggagcctgcttcagatcctgtgtctccctctctctctgcccctccccccgctcatactctgtctctgtctttgtctctctctctctctctcaaaaataaataaacattaaaaataaataaaaaataaataaataaacattaaaaaaaattttttaaagcagccaAATCACTGTAGAAATCCTGGAATCAATGTTTAGTCATCTTTAAAAAAGTCTATGTACTTTacagacagagacaaacagagcatgagttggggagggtcagagagaaagggagacacagaatctgaagcagtttccaggctccaagctgtcagcacagagcccgatgtgaggcttgaactcacaaactgtgagatcatggcctgagctgaagtcagaagcttaaccgactgagccacccaggtgccccaatgttcaGTCGTCTTAATCAACTGGAGTCTTGCATTCCTGCCTACAGACTGCAAAAGTCACCGTTACCCTCCTTGTTTTGTGTGCTGGccgtttcttccttctctcacgGTCTTTGAAACGCGGTCACTCCACAACTGGGCTCTGGGtcacagaaatgaaggagagacagCTCCTTGCCTCAAGGGGCCCATAGGCCAGAAGAAGAGGGTGACTGCAGACAACGGCACATCATCTGAATGAATACTTTTAGTACTGAGGTAGTAGAGAGCGGGGAGTGATGGACACATTCGGGGAAGGAGGACTCAGAGACAATTTCTTGAAGCAATTGACATCTGAGCCAAGTATGAGGGATAAAGGCAAGTTTATCAGGGGGACAAACTTAGGGATGAGGgaggaaaaacttccaaataGAGAAATTAGTACCTGCAAAAGGCGTCCTTTAAAGCATAGggagtacaggggcacctgggtggctcagtcagttaagcatccaactcttgatttcagctcaggtcatgatctcactgttcatgggatcaagccccgccttAGACTCTGCActggaagcatggagcctgcttcggattctctctctccctgtctctctgtccctcccatgctcactctctcgctctgtctctctctctctcaatataaataaataaacttttttttaaaaagcatagggACTACATTGGCAAGTGATGAACCAAATGTCACCCACAAATGCTTTAATCAGTCCacatgtgtagtttttttttattttattttttattttatttttaatttatatccaaattagttagcatctagtgcaacaatgatttcaggagtagattccttaatgccccttacccatttagcccatcccgcctcccacaacccctcccgtaaccctcagtttgttctccgtatttatgagtctcttctgttttgtccccctccctgtttttagattatttttgttttccttcccttatgttcatctgttttgtctcttaaagtcctcctatgagtgaagtcatatgatttttgtctttctctgactaatttcgcttagcataataccctccagttccatccacgtagttgcaaatggcaaaatctcattctttttgattgccgagtaatactccattgtgtatatataccccatcttctttacccattcatccatcgatggacattcgagctctttccaaactttggctattgtcgatagtgctgctataaacattggggtgtatgtgccccttagaaacagcatacctgtatcccttgggtaaatacctagtagtgcaattgctgggtcatagggtagttctatttttagtttttcgaggaacctccatactgttttccagagtggctgcaccagcttgcattcccacacatgtgtgtttttaatgtgATTTAGAGGGCAACACTGAACAATGGACACTTTACATAAAGATACACATTTCTGacttcttaaacacacacacacacacacacacacaccccaaaagcTCTGGCAACACAAGGCTAGCATTTCCTCATCAACTGCAACGTTTAAACAGTCTTTCAGACAAGGGATGTATCCTTCAGTTTTTCACAATCCCCACCCCTCCATACTAACCTTCACTGAAGCAGTGGACTACATTATCTATCCACCCTTGAGTTGGCAATCTCTGCcttatagtcttttaaaaaaatcagctgcaAATCCATCCAGCCTAGAAACATTTTGCCTCTTTCAGCAACTTGTTACGATAAAATTTCTCTCACAAGTCActaggttcctttttttttttcttggctttcgTGTTGCCTGTACCTCTCCTAATTCTTAAGTAAGAAATAGAGAACTTCTCTGTTATTAGCTGGTTCTTTAGATACCACCTTACTGTGTATATTCCATTAGTATTTGCTCCCCTCTCCATTTAGAGGAAATggcttactttttctttctttcctctcttaccACCTTCACTGCATCCAAAACAACGTCTCTGTTTGTTCATTAGTTTTACTCTTTcggacacatttcttttttttttgctagcgTCATCCCCACAGAGTGTTAAGACTCTGGCTCAGGGGACAGACCGATTCAAACCTCTAACACTTCTTTAGTTGCATGACCTTATGGAAGTAACTTATCATCTCTAGCATCACTTTTCTGAACTGCAAACGAGGTGACAGACCTACCTTGCAAAGTTCTTACAACGATTTAGTGACCCAGTGACACCTGAGGTTTGCTCAGGAAACTCTAATTGTTGTTAAATTTGTGTGCCTCTCAGGTGCGTCTACAGCCAGGAAGACTTCATGGTCTTTACTCTTTCAGGGTATGCTCTATCTTACTGTGTAACATGTCCCACCTCCACaaagacaacctggaagaagtaGTTGGTTTTCTTTCACTTGATTGGTCACCgtgggttttgtttgtctgttggtttgtttaatttcttcttgtcGGACTCTTGTATGTTCTGTGCACGTCTGATAAATTTCCCAGCCTTTGGATGATAAATTTGAGCTATTATAAAGCTATTAGGAAAGTGTTCTCTCAGTTTACGTTCctcaatctctattttttttctggaaaataaatcgTTTTGGCAAAGCACATCACAGATAACATGTGGATCTAAACAAGGATCCACAAATCCTGCGTTCTTACAGATTGTTCTAAATATTTGGCTGTGTAGGTCACTTTGTTCCAAGGGGTAGATGAAACTGTAAGGAAAGTCATGCTTCTTTGGGACAGTTTTGCATTTCACATTGTTGAGGTCATAAATGAGGTGGTTTCTTTTTAGCCATTTCTCTAACATGGCTGTACCTTCTTCTGCGAattcttctctctgaccctcagacCACTGATACATGGTTAACAAAATACtcacctcttttttctttaagtttattcatttatttgagagagagagacaccgtgagccggggaggagcagagagagaggagagagaatcccaagcaaactctgtgcTGCCACCGCGgaaccggacatggggctcaaacccacgaaactatgagatcatgacctgaactgaaaccaagagtcggacgcttaacctactgagccacccaggcgccccacgaaacACTCACCTCTTAACTTGAGTTCTGTTTCTCACACATTCTTCCCAAATCACACCCTGTTTGCTACTTTTCCTGGGACTATCAGTCCAAAACCATGTTGTATTAACACGGCTACCCAATAATGTCTTGATCTACTGTTTCACTATCTTCCGAAATATCTGAACTAGGACAGACAAGTGTGGgctcttcctccaccttcaaaaGACAAGCCCTGCCATGCTGTCAGCTGCACTCTGGGAGGTGAAGGAGGGGGATCGAATGCCCCTGCCCATCTTGCAGGATCAGAGGGCCCAGAACCCCATGTGTGAGCTGAGCCCAGGTCTCCCATGATTTCCAGGATCAAATGAGGCTCGTGATCTTAGCAGGGAGGTATTCCAGGTAGAACGGCCCCACAGCACGCTCTGTATATTTTTTCAGGATGACAGAGAAGGACTAGCACGTTGCAAGCAGCCATTCAGTTGACATCTTCACTAGAGTGAGGTGCATTTCACATGTTCATATCAAGCACTGGCCACAATCCCAAAATGTAACAGATATTTCAtgacattattaagaaaatgttctCTACTTTTCGTCCCTCTTTTGCATCCAACTGGTTTTAATGATTCCAAAAGCCATTCTTTAATCCAAAGGGCAAACCTTAAAATGAACCCACAAAATAGGTTTTGAATAGCCAACATCTTTTCTTTGGGTATTTTCCTTTAGCTCATACAGTATCTATTctttatagggggaaaaaagtgcaTTATATCCGGACACAGCCAGAAAAACTTTACTTCATGCGTGGTTTTCATGTATGTGGGCTAATCGTCGACTTGAGCAACTTCCTGCAGAGTTGAGGGATAAGGATGATCATCGcggaacaaagaaaagaacacacacCAAGAGACCCAGATTCTAGTCCAGTTCTTCCACTTTCTGGCTGGGTGCCCTTAAACAGTTCATTTTACCTTCTGGGGCTGTTCCCACTCTATCCTAAGCTAAACCACAAATTCCTTTATTCCACAAGTTGCAAGATGACTGGTCGCTGACAAAGAAATCCCACATTCCTGCCTTGGTTGGCCCAcagagcatttttttaagttggtaatTATTAACCAAAAATCCAAAAGTCCAactcatcttggggcacctgggtggttccgtcggttaagcatgcaacttcgactcaggtcacgaactcactttcgtcggttcaagccccacgtcgggctctgtgctgacagctcagagcctggagcctgcttcggattctgtgtctccctcccctctctgcccttcccctgctcgcactctgtctctctatctcaaaaataaagactaaaaagaattttttttcaaaagtccaTCTCatcttgaaaaatacaaagatgggCACCAGTGAGTGAACCGTGGCAACAGTGGTCTAAAACTGAGTAAGACTGCCAGCTCTAGAGGGGGTGTGTGCTTCACAGCTCACTGCATTCCTTACCTCTCCCTATGGTCTGGCACCAGCCCTGCCTTCCTTATTAACATAAGCTACTGGAATAGGCATGTAATTTTGCTATCCTGATTTAGTCACGTATCTGCTATGGTTTCCAGGGGCTCACCATCATCCGACTATCCTCTTCCGCATCTGCTttaattcttcagtttttctctctttttttttaagtttatttatttattttgagagacagagagagcaggcaggagaggggcagagaggaagagggagagagagaatcccaagcagttctccgcactcagcacggagccccatctggggagatcacgacctgagccgatatcaggagttggacatttaaccaaccgagccaagCAGGCCTCCCTCTGgcttgctattttttaaataagaagctATAGTTCTGGACTGAATTTCTATATTTCTCAAAGAGATTTTGTGATTGCCAAATACACCACAGTATGAAATCATCAACAGCTTCGAAATAAAGCCCTAAgcaagaacaaaatatttaatcaCTTAAATACACATAGAATGTATACCAACTAGGAGGGTGTCTTTGtcagtaaatgtattttatgatttttatttgtacatGTTTTGGGTTTTTCAGCTCCTTAAAGTATGCCTTTAAAGTATGTTaaacctggggctcctgggtggctcagtcggttgagcgtccgacttcagcttaggtcgtgatctcatggtttgtgggttcgagccacgtgtcagactctgtgctcacagctcagagcctggagcctgcttcggattctgtgttcccctctctgtctggccctccccggcttgtgttctgtctgtctctctcaaaaataaataaaaattttaaaaatgagtatgttaaaaccaaataataataatatcaattgGATATTACTTTGCTGAGAGAGACCTCATCGGCAGTGCGTGTTATTGGAGAATGACCTAGCAAACCTCATCCCCCACTCTTCCTATGTGCTTTACCAACCAAGCTGACACTGCCTTCTCACATACAGAAGGAGATACATTTCACTTGTACCAGATTTACACATTCTGCATGCATACGAAAGGGTGCTAAAAACAACATCATGTAGCCCTGTTGTTCACAAAGTATATTTAAACCATATCACTGGCTTTGAATCCTCTCTCAATTTGTACATTTGTCGTATTCTTACATTCAGGATGAGTGGTTACGGATCACTTTCAGAACTTGCTGCTTACCAAAGGCAATCCATGGCCATTTATTGCTAAtaccagaaagtaaaaaatacaaaaattagaatAGCCGATGCAAATggaaatgtaaaagagaaaaaaagaaaaatccaaccCAACCCCCGGCCGTCTGTGGGACCAGGAGCGGTAGCACTTGGCAGGGCAGGGGGCTGAAACCACTctgctgttctctctcctttccccctcacgcgtttctctctttttgtgtttAAGATCGGAGCGCAGTGCTACCTGGAGTGCTCGGCCCTAACTCAGAAAGGTCTCAAAGCAGTTTTTGATGAAGCAATCCTCACCATTTTCCAccccaagaaaaagaagaaacgcTGCTGCGAGTGTCACAGCTGCTGTTCAGTTCTCTGAGGCTGCTGGGGACCTGCCCCACCCGCATCCAAGGGTGAGACCAAGCTCAAACCACGAAGGAGGGCACGACCAGAGAGGAAGTCCCTTCGCAAGCACGAAGGCTTGCCCTTGCACGCCAGGAACAcacacagcacccccccccccgccccggccctccAGGAGCACAGCAGCACACTCGTCAGCCACCTGCCTGTCCTCTCTACCAGCCAGAAGCATCCAAATCTCCAAATCGGAGAATGCGGAGCCCGGATTTCAGCCAGTGCCGCTGCTGACCATgctgaaaacaaaggcaaagaccATGTTGCATTTtgcatccctcccacccccacccatgaaCGTGAAGCTGATGGAAAatcatcaccaaaaaaaaaaaaaaaaaaaaaaaaaaggaacttggtTCCTATATTAGTGGCCTTACCCGGTGTCTTCTACAAAACACGGGAATACCATACTAACCCTTCCTCCTGAATCTGTTGTTCCCCCTTTGTGTCttgcatttatttgtattgttcTAAGAAATTTACTAATATACCAATTTACTCAGGCCTTACAAATCCATACCAAGTTAGCCTAAAGACaatgtattttatatgcatttccaTATTCAGCCTGTTTCTACCAAAGCTATTAGAACCAATATGTACCTCTGAATGCCTGCCTGACtgtaagaagaaaacaagaaaatgtttaaactttTGGAAATTTACAAAGCCAAGATTTTTGA comes from Panthera tigris isolate Pti1 chromosome B3, P.tigris_Pti1_mat1.1, whole genome shotgun sequence and encodes:
- the RHOJ gene encoding rho-related GTP-binding protein RhoJ, which gives rise to MGSGRGRRRNSSCRVTAAGAARMNCEEGDDSGCGCRSTEEKKMLKCVVVGDGAVGKTCLLMSYANDAFPEEYVPTVFDHYAVTVTVGGKQHLLGLYDTAGQEDYNQLRPLSYPNTDVFLICFSVVNPASYHNVQEEWVPELKDCMPHVPYVLIGTQIDLRDDPKTLARLLYMKEKPLTYEHGVKLAKAIGAQCYLECSALTQKGLKAVFDEAILTIFHPKKKKKRCCECHSCCSVL